A single genomic interval of uncultured Pseudodesulfovibrio sp. harbors:
- a CDS encoding flagellar brake domain-containing protein, translating to MHVFSNENVFYSYIIDLQKSMSYFGDMQESVNILFEPGDKILMEFSTFGDRFLSVVTDVGADGRLYVYAPIPPLVVERFKTDRYARVRFAYEGELHGFDTRVLNDVEAAGEILELEKPTVMYAAEERFEIRCPCCFPATVVEGDKSIQAVVEDMSNSCSRVRFLNGDLFPFSEEGDHDVRLTFYPFDMSEGYSVGCSVRNAFMKDGSRYVVLEYKSDEDEACEKIAHFVEAQLFCGIPRM from the coding sequence ATGCATGTTTTTTCCAATGAGAATGTGTTTTATTCATATATAATTGATCTGCAAAAATCCATGTCCTATTTTGGGGATATGCAGGAATCCGTTAATATACTATTTGAACCGGGCGATAAAATTCTGATGGAGTTCTCGACGTTTGGAGATCGCTTTTTGAGTGTTGTCACCGATGTCGGCGCTGATGGCCGGTTGTATGTTTATGCCCCGATTCCTCCTCTCGTGGTCGAGAGGTTCAAAACGGACAGATATGCCCGGGTGCGTTTTGCTTACGAAGGTGAACTGCATGGATTTGATACAAGGGTTTTGAATGATGTCGAGGCGGCCGGGGAAATTCTTGAACTTGAGAAGCCAACGGTCATGTATGCCGCTGAGGAGCGGTTCGAGATTCGCTGCCCGTGTTGTTTTCCTGCGACTGTTGTGGAAGGGGACAAGTCTATTCAGGCGGTTGTTGAAGATATGTCCAACAGTTGTTCCCGTGTGCGTTTCTTGAATGGTGATCTTTTCCCGTTTTCTGAAGAGGGCGATCATGATGTCCGTCTGACGTTTTATCCATTCGATATGAGCGAAGGGTATTCTGTCGGTTGCAGTGTAAGAAATGCATTTATGAAAGACGGTTCACGATATGTTGTGCTGGAATATAAATCAGATGAAGATGAAGCCTGCGAAAAGATAGCGCATTTTGTTGAAGCACAGCTATTCTGCGGAATTCCGCGAATGTAG
- a CDS encoding potassium:proton antiporter, with translation MHTLFKSSGLISWIACLLTLAYQGISWVLTASWPTITMMDTLSRIGIDLTSLIQSLPLEYAVKAAYVLSTTELAIALWWLGATFFALALVNKVVFKN, from the coding sequence ATGCATACACTATTCAAATCATCCGGCCTTATCTCCTGGATCGCCTGCCTTCTGACTCTCGCCTACCAAGGTATCAGTTGGGTACTGACAGCATCATGGCCCACCATAACCATGATGGACACATTAAGCCGCATCGGCATTGATCTTACCTCTCTTATCCAGTCACTCCCATTGGAGTACGCAGTCAAGGCCGCCTACGTTCTGTCCACAACCGAACTGGCCATAGCCCTTTGGTGGCTGGGCGCAACATTCTTTGCTCTGGCTCTCGTCAACAAAGTTGTTTTCAAGAACTAA
- a CDS encoding TIM44-like domain-containing protein has product MQDKEDESAHRPMDRHEAARQMWSVLSSEPSETPVRQSPKVESDSFDEAEFLEGAKLFFSRFQQVRDVSELDELRSLLSDSAYEDAVAEVQRRSADEQTEIMLLNARLMDMKTDNNRTDVSVFYDADLRKGVSGEQSVHVRAVWEFSRDGSGENVFWILEKINKVDQ; this is encoded by the coding sequence ATGCAGGACAAGGAAGACGAATCGGCTCACAGGCCCATGGACCGCCACGAGGCCGCACGGCAGATGTGGAGTGTCCTGAGCTCCGAACCGAGTGAGACCCCGGTTCGGCAGTCACCCAAGGTCGAGTCCGATAGTTTTGATGAAGCTGAGTTTCTGGAAGGGGCAAAACTGTTTTTTTCCCGTTTTCAGCAGGTGCGTGACGTGAGTGAACTCGATGAACTCAGGTCACTGCTTTCGGACAGCGCGTATGAGGATGCTGTGGCCGAGGTCCAGCGCCGGTCCGCTGATGAGCAAACTGAAATTATGCTTTTGAATGCCCGTCTCATGGATATGAAGACGGATAATAATAGAACTGATGTCAGCGTTTTTTATGACGCAGATCTTCGAAAAGGCGTTTCCGGTGAACAGTCTGTTCATGTCCGTGCCGTGTGGGAATTCTCGCGGGACGGTTCCGGGGAAAACGTTTTCTGGATTTTGGAGAAAATCAATAAAGTTGACCAGTAG
- a CDS encoding cytochrome c3 family protein, with protein MQKRYLPIFILTITLFIAAAIGYLFSPTTDTPPVRILLENKGGKVIFAHQSHATIEGNNCRGCHHTSGDDQNPPQCSTCHVAKFDAAFTANHQKTINKQFCISCHHPASSADKFSHEEHIEDYTDQDCQSCHHDAEIEPEPQACSDCHEAQATGPAPSLRDATHARCADCHDDMYQEGLKGCRNCHSRQQPQGQALAPAACSTCHTQPANELIPTKTNAFHGQCMGCHEQQGAGPFGDDACYKCHMK; from the coding sequence TTGCAAAAACGTTATCTCCCGATCTTCATTCTGACGATCACACTCTTCATTGCGGCCGCCATTGGATATCTTTTCTCGCCGACGACCGACACACCACCCGTGCGAATTCTACTCGAGAACAAGGGAGGCAAAGTCATTTTTGCCCATCAGTCTCATGCAACCATTGAAGGAAACAATTGCAGGGGCTGCCACCATACTTCCGGCGATGACCAGAATCCTCCACAATGCAGCACCTGCCACGTTGCAAAATTTGACGCCGCTTTCACGGCAAACCATCAAAAAACAATAAATAAACAATTTTGTATATCCTGCCACCATCCTGCTAGCTCTGCCGACAAGTTTTCTCATGAAGAACACATAGAGGATTACACAGATCAGGATTGCCAATCCTGCCACCATGATGCCGAAATAGAACCGGAACCTCAGGCCTGTTCAGACTGTCATGAAGCACAGGCAACCGGCCCCGCGCCGTCACTGCGTGACGCAACTCACGCACGATGTGCGGATTGTCACGACGACATGTATCAGGAAGGCCTCAAAGGATGCCGCAACTGTCATTCACGCCAACAGCCACAAGGGCAAGCCCTTGCCCCTGCTGCGTGCTCAACATGCCACACGCAACCTGCCAATGAACTCATTCCGACTAAAACAAATGCTTTTCACGGACAATGCATGGGCTGCCACGAGCAGCAGGGAGCCGGACCATTCGGCGATGACGCATGCTACAAATGCCACATGAAATAA
- a CDS encoding HD domain-containing protein has protein sequence MSLRPHVKAFTRFAESHLTGNEADDALIRLKIDHSFRVQDNAALIAAKENLPAHNARLCELAALYHDIGRFPQYSKFRTFKDSESANHARLGVLALRQILLPDDVPQDDWRTIRLAVAQHNVMHIRDSLPMKLATPTQVVRDADKLDIFNVILSHFESEGPLNSVIAGGVADEPDKYSMSMYSRVYSGKLGIYNDMLYANDFKLLLISWVFDLHWASSIQLLSERKYLDRAFDALPDDDNIEKLKEKVFNFMRYNPCLAP, from the coding sequence ATGTCCCTGCGACCGCACGTTAAAGCCTTCACCCGTTTTGCAGAAAGCCACCTGACCGGTAACGAAGCCGACGACGCTCTCATCCGCCTCAAGATCGACCATTCATTTCGAGTTCAGGACAATGCCGCACTCATAGCGGCGAAAGAAAACCTTCCTGCCCACAACGCACGACTCTGTGAACTTGCGGCACTATACCACGATATTGGGCGGTTCCCACAATATTCCAAGTTCCGCACGTTCAAGGATTCCGAATCAGCCAATCACGCCCGACTCGGTGTACTGGCTTTAAGGCAAATCCTGCTCCCGGACGATGTGCCACAGGACGACTGGCGCACCATCCGCCTTGCCGTCGCCCAGCACAATGTCATGCACATCAGGGATTCACTTCCAATGAAACTCGCTACTCCGACACAAGTTGTCCGAGATGCCGACAAACTGGACATCTTCAACGTCATACTCAGCCACTTCGAATCCGAAGGCCCGCTCAACTCCGTCATTGCAGGCGGCGTAGCCGACGAACCCGACAAATATTCAATGTCCATGTACAGTAGAGTTTATTCCGGGAAATTGGGAATATACAACGACATGCTTTACGCAAACGACTTCAAATTACTCTTGATAAGCTGGGTTTTCGACCTTCATTGGGCGTCATCCATTCAGCTCCTTTCTGAAAGAAAATATCTGGACCGCGCTTTTGACGCGCTTCCCGATGACGACAATATTGAAAAGCTCAAAGAAAAGGTATTCAATTTCATGCGTTATAATCCTTGTCTTGCCCCTTGA
- a CDS encoding sterol desaturase family protein gives MTNEAVIRIVSFSTILVIMGIAETLFPKRDLDTLKARRWFSNLSIAALSTLIIRLGIPIMPVSLAILCTEKNIGLFNLLSLPIWVELAMSILLLDMIIYFQHVAFHKHRLLWRVHRMHHADLDIDTSTGIRFHPIEIFLSTLIKLTAIVLLGPAASAVIIFEILLNGCALFNHANLRLPVRLDALLRLFVVTPDMHRVHHSIDMKEANTNYGFNFPWWDRIFQTYKPQPALGHNQMHIGLNIFRAPEFIHISRMLTIPFI, from the coding sequence GTGACAAACGAAGCAGTCATACGCATCGTCTCCTTTTCAACAATTCTCGTCATCATGGGAATTGCCGAAACACTGTTTCCCAAACGGGATCTCGATACTCTCAAGGCTCGCCGCTGGTTTTCCAACCTGTCCATCGCCGCTCTATCCACATTGATCATCCGACTGGGCATCCCGATCATGCCTGTCAGTCTGGCCATTCTCTGCACGGAAAAGAATATCGGCCTCTTCAACCTTCTTTCCCTTCCGATCTGGGTTGAACTGGCAATGTCCATACTGCTGCTGGACATGATTATCTATTTTCAACACGTGGCATTCCACAAGCACCGGCTGCTCTGGCGTGTACACCGCATGCATCATGCGGATCTCGACATAGACACGAGCACGGGCATCAGGTTTCACCCGATTGAGATATTCCTCTCCACGCTCATCAAGCTGACAGCAATCGTCCTGCTCGGCCCCGCCGCTTCTGCCGTAATCATTTTCGAAATCCTGCTCAATGGATGTGCTCTCTTCAATCACGCCAATCTAAGGTTGCCTGTCAGACTCGATGCACTGCTTCGACTCTTTGTCGTCACTCCTGACATGCACCGCGTTCACCACTCAATCGACATGAAGGAAGCCAATACGAATTATGGCTTCAACTTCCCGTGGTGGGACAGGATATTCCAGACCTACAAACCGCAACCGGCACTCGGCCACAATCAAATGCACATCGGACTCAACATTTTCAGAGCCCCTGAATTTATCCATATTTCACGCATGCTCACCATCCCCTTTATCTGA
- a CDS encoding RnfABCDGE type electron transport complex subunit G: MKEMLRMILVLSLICGLSGLTLATVRQATSERIEEQVLTYVQGPALQQIFTDYDNNPVKDRKTFELPDGPITVFPAIKNGKLTGIAFERFGKGYGGPIGIMVGFSTDGTKLEGIGITTMKETPGLGARIVEPDFRTQFKGHATQNINLKKQGGDITAISGATISSTGTVSAVNDAIKIFNKIKDKLPSTWDS; the protein is encoded by the coding sequence ATGAAAGAAATGCTTCGCATGATTCTCGTCCTTTCCCTGATCTGCGGACTGTCAGGTTTGACACTGGCAACCGTGCGACAAGCCACAAGTGAACGCATCGAAGAACAGGTATTGACCTATGTTCAGGGACCGGCCCTCCAGCAAATTTTCACAGATTATGACAACAACCCGGTCAAGGATCGAAAAACCTTCGAACTGCCGGACGGCCCGATTACCGTATTCCCCGCCATTAAAAATGGTAAGCTGACCGGCATCGCCTTTGAACGCTTCGGGAAAGGATATGGCGGCCCCATCGGCATCATGGTGGGATTTTCTACAGACGGAACCAAACTTGAAGGCATCGGCATCACGACCATGAAGGAAACCCCCGGTCTGGGCGCACGCATTGTGGAGCCGGATTTCCGCACCCAGTTCAAGGGACATGCGACACAAAACATCAACCTGAAGAAACAGGGCGGCGATATAACAGCCATTTCCGGCGCGACTATTTCTTCCACCGGAACGGTTTCCGCAGTCAACGATGCGATAAAGATATTCAACAAAATCAAAGACAAGCTCCCTTCTACTTGGGATTCCTAG
- a CDS encoding electron transporter RnfC, with protein MTEGDQVLAGTKIATAKRHGDGDLHSPLAGIIRAVHDYVIDIEITGNERTSPNSFAADGSTSLKDWLHDLGVKTSEMKQAATLVINAVPPEPGISIHEPLLRDYRKTIELGLQTVQRIVSPSKIYLATAKGNRTNAFSNCTVTYVTPVHPNGVEPLIIKKVTGQEVLLGAKPDNVVLISVRELYFIGKVMETGRPVTETVMTIGKQNHLVHVGTPVGFLASESGITPQPGDRIIMGGLMRGMAARDLEQGVTKETTGLNILRTDEAFMASDNPCLGCGECERRCPARIMPGMLSRCAEFKYFERAEAFHIHSCIECGICGYWCKAQRPLLQYIRLAKYELALLRSNNADNDRNGETQ; from the coding sequence ATGACAGAAGGCGATCAGGTCCTGGCCGGAACAAAAATTGCCACCGCAAAACGGCATGGCGACGGAGATCTCCACTCCCCGCTTGCAGGAATAATAAGAGCAGTTCACGACTACGTCATTGATATCGAGATAACAGGCAACGAACGAACGTCGCCCAACAGTTTTGCTGCTGACGGCAGCACATCCCTGAAAGACTGGCTGCATGACCTCGGTGTCAAAACATCCGAGATGAAACAAGCCGCAACGCTTGTTATCAATGCAGTCCCGCCTGAACCGGGCATATCGATTCATGAACCGCTGCTCCGCGATTACCGCAAGACGATCGAACTCGGACTGCAAACAGTGCAACGCATTGTCTCACCGTCCAAGATATATCTGGCCACGGCCAAGGGTAACCGCACCAACGCATTTTCCAACTGCACGGTAACGTATGTCACGCCTGTACATCCCAACGGCGTTGAACCTCTGATCATAAAAAAGGTAACGGGACAGGAAGTCCTGCTTGGAGCCAAACCGGATAACGTCGTCCTCATTTCAGTCCGTGAACTGTATTTCATAGGCAAAGTCATGGAAACAGGACGCCCCGTGACAGAAACAGTCATGACCATCGGCAAGCAGAATCATCTTGTTCATGTTGGCACCCCCGTTGGCTTTCTGGCCTCTGAAAGCGGCATCACGCCTCAACCGGGTGACCGGATTATAATGGGTGGGCTGATGCGCGGCATGGCGGCTCGTGACCTTGAACAGGGAGTAACCAAGGAAACCACGGGACTCAATATTCTGAGAACAGATGAAGCCTTCATGGCATCGGACAACCCCTGTCTCGGATGCGGAGAATGTGAACGCCGCTGCCCCGCACGCATCATGCCGGGAATGCTGAGCAGATGCGCCGAATTCAAGTATTTCGAACGAGCAGAAGCATTCCACATTCATTCCTGCATTGAATGCGGCATCTGCGGATATTGGTGCAAGGCGCAACGTCCCTTGCTGCAATATATTCGCCTCGCCAAGTATGAACTGGCTCTCCTCCGAAGTAATAACGCCGACAATGATCGAAACGGAGAAACACAATAA
- a CDS encoding methyltransferase has product MAAKEYNLEQPMDKLLDIAVKKFGEVEFKTVSVGESSLKILQIKNMQGYIDKLMDQTRSGKQVVLPLWAKVWPSSIVMGVSLTRFPFADGCHILEIGAGGSLNGLALAMRGFDVTITDTDQDALLFSRINALKNGLEDSVTVRKTDLSDGLGMRFDYIIGCEMLYDEAQFERLVGFVQEHLVEAPTAEVLLALDLKREARGFFVKANESFNMMKTTAGFSDKETGDDKTVNLFRLRRK; this is encoded by the coding sequence GTGGCTGCGAAAGAATATAATCTGGAACAGCCCATGGACAAACTCCTCGACATTGCCGTGAAGAAATTCGGTGAGGTCGAGTTTAAGACTGTGTCCGTGGGCGAATCTTCTCTCAAGATATTACAGATCAAGAACATGCAGGGGTACATCGACAAGCTGATGGACCAGACTCGATCCGGCAAGCAGGTTGTATTGCCTCTCTGGGCGAAGGTTTGGCCTTCAAGTATTGTCATGGGTGTTTCGCTGACTCGTTTCCCGTTTGCTGATGGATGCCATATCCTTGAGATTGGCGCAGGAGGCTCGCTCAACGGCCTCGCCTTGGCGATGCGTGGATTTGACGTGACTATTACGGACACGGATCAGGATGCGTTGCTGTTCAGCCGAATTAATGCGTTGAAAAACGGTCTGGAAGATTCCGTGACAGTCAGGAAAACGGATTTGTCTGATGGTTTGGGGATGCGTTTCGATTACATCATCGGTTGTGAGATGCTTTATGACGAAGCGCAGTTTGAACGGCTTGTCGGCTTTGTGCAGGAGCATTTGGTCGAAGCACCGACTGCTGAAGTGCTGCTCGCTCTTGATCTAAAGCGCGAGGCGCGTGGCTTCTTCGTCAAGGCAAACGAATCTTTCAACATGATGAAAACCACTGCCGGCTTTTCCGATAAGGAAACCGGGGATGACAAGACAGTCAACCTGTTCCGTCTGAGAAGGAAATAG
- a CDS encoding tetratricopeptide repeat protein, with amino-acid sequence MAQKKDSKAYGAYTNVVILTNVEVHAKRDTATIKMFGTHDAKTFTKGVDAIDYITDNSVDLVLCDATLDDMSGIKFAQIVRKNMSGRPLPIIMVTLENRKDHVLDSIAAGCIGYILRPYSIDTFEKYLILANQLDNYPEIEEMELQEAKDMVERGDFDDAIEAFEELISYQDEAQKYYDMGCQFMVQGKYGKAIVSFKKAVKINDLFAEAYKGLADAYKGKGDMEACKKFLQKAADVHAQFDRLEETKTLFIEILKYDSDTPNPFNTLGVNLRKHGDYPGAIHAYKQALELTPNDENIYFNMAKAFYFMGKLEEASNAVDMSLKMHPEFREANKLYQRIHGKPWTPVLGKIARQRATPEGAKESAKDLDP; translated from the coding sequence ATGGCTCAGAAAAAAGACAGCAAAGCATATGGCGCGTATACGAACGTCGTCATACTGACAAACGTCGAAGTCCACGCCAAACGCGACACTGCGACCATAAAGATGTTTGGCACACATGACGCCAAGACATTCACTAAAGGTGTCGACGCCATCGACTACATCACTGACAACAGTGTTGACCTTGTGCTTTGCGACGCCACACTGGACGACATGTCCGGAATCAAATTCGCCCAGATCGTCAGAAAAAACATGAGCGGACGCCCGCTCCCGATCATCATGGTTACTCTGGAAAACCGAAAAGACCATGTTCTGGACAGTATCGCAGCAGGCTGCATCGGATATATCCTCAGACCATATTCCATCGATACTTTTGAAAAATACCTGATTCTCGCCAACCAGCTCGACAACTACCCCGAAATCGAGGAAATGGAACTGCAAGAAGCCAAGGACATGGTGGAACGCGGTGACTTTGACGACGCCATCGAAGCCTTTGAAGAACTCATCTCCTATCAGGATGAAGCGCAAAAATACTATGACATGGGTTGCCAGTTCATGGTTCAGGGCAAATACGGCAAGGCCATTGTCTCATTCAAAAAAGCAGTCAAGATCAACGACCTGTTTGCCGAAGCGTACAAAGGGCTTGCCGACGCTTACAAGGGCAAGGGCGACATGGAGGCCTGCAAAAAATTTCTCCAGAAAGCCGCCGATGTCCACGCCCAGTTCGATCGCCTTGAAGAGACCAAAACGCTATTCATCGAAATTCTCAAGTACGATTCAGACACCCCGAACCCGTTCAATACGCTCGGTGTCAACCTTCGAAAACATGGCGATTACCCCGGAGCCATCCACGCCTACAAGCAAGCGCTGGAGCTGACCCCAAACGACGAAAACATATATTTCAACATGGCCAAGGCATTCTACTTCATGGGCAAGCTGGAAGAAGCCTCTAACGCTGTCGACATGTCATTGAAAATGCATCCGGAATTCCGGGAAGCCAACAAGCTCTATCAGCGAATACACGGCAAACCGTGGACTCCCGTGTTGGGAAAAATCGCCCGCCAACGCGCCACACCGGAAGGAGCCAAGGAATCCGCCAAGGACCTCGACCCCTAA
- a CDS encoding RnfABCDGE type electron transport complex subunit D, with protein sequence MKPIEPILTVSVPPHVHCGRTIKGYMAETLLALLPAATMAVLIFGIEALRVMALSCAVAVLSEALCNKVFKRDQSVDDLSALHTGLLFAFLLPASSPWWLVTIGSAASIVLGKMIFGGLGGNPLSAPLVGWAICRISWGNAMDTNATMLMSDLAAPLQQLKYFGIQSIETIRTSSLLFGEQLGGLGEVQVIALLAGGAFLILRRHISWEIPVSFMAGLTATAWIYQLIDPTMYASPLFHLLAGGGIFGAFFLATDSASSPIGRIPSILYGIMAGTMVIIIRVYGIYPDGVPFAILLASLFTPLLDRIRPKPFGGPYTFSHEQGGDA encoded by the coding sequence ATGAAGCCGATTGAGCCGATACTGACTGTTTCCGTACCACCGCACGTCCACTGTGGTCGAACCATCAAGGGGTACATGGCAGAGACCCTGCTCGCCCTTCTTCCAGCAGCAACCATGGCTGTACTGATTTTCGGCATTGAGGCATTGCGGGTCATGGCACTGTCCTGTGCAGTCGCTGTATTATCGGAAGCACTCTGCAACAAGGTGTTCAAACGCGATCAGTCCGTCGACGACCTCAGCGCACTGCATACGGGCCTGCTGTTCGCATTCCTGCTCCCGGCATCTTCGCCGTGGTGGCTCGTGACCATTGGATCGGCGGCAAGTATTGTTCTCGGGAAAATGATTTTCGGCGGACTCGGCGGCAACCCGCTTTCAGCTCCACTCGTCGGCTGGGCCATCTGCCGCATTTCATGGGGCAACGCCATGGACACCAATGCCACCATGCTCATGTCCGATCTGGCAGCCCCGCTGCAACAGCTCAAATACTTCGGCATACAATCCATAGAAACGATCCGGACATCCTCACTGCTTTTCGGCGAACAACTGGGAGGTCTCGGCGAAGTACAGGTGATCGCCCTCCTCGCAGGTGGAGCGTTCCTTATCCTCCGCCGTCACATCAGTTGGGAAATTCCGGTCTCATTCATGGCAGGCCTCACGGCAACGGCATGGATTTACCAACTCATTGACCCGACGATGTACGCCTCTCCCCTTTTCCACCTCCTCGCAGGCGGTGGCATATTCGGAGCATTCTTTCTGGCGACAGACAGCGCTTCATCCCCAATCGGTCGGATTCCGTCCATTCTCTACGGTATCATGGCAGGCACAATGGTCATCATCATCCGCGTGTATGGCATATACCCGGACGGCGTCCCCTTTGCCATCCTCCTCGCAAGTCTGTTCACACCGCTACTTGACCGAATACGCCCAAAACCGTTCGGCGGTCCTTACACGTTTTCCCATGAACAGGGAGGCGATGCGTAA
- a CDS encoding response regulator, whose amino-acid sequence MRILIVEDEFTSRKLLTALLTDFGECDTAVDGVECVDAFRVALSEGRPYDLVCMDIMMPNKDGHQALKEIRSIEQEMGVQPSSEAKVIMVTALNDPKTVVKAYYKGGAAAYLPKPIEVESLHAILRDLALID is encoded by the coding sequence ATGCGTATATTGATAGTCGAAGATGAATTTACCAGCCGCAAACTGTTGACGGCCCTGCTGACCGATTTCGGGGAGTGCGATACAGCTGTCGACGGCGTCGAATGTGTTGACGCTTTTCGAGTGGCTTTGTCGGAAGGGCGGCCTTATGATCTTGTATGCATGGACATTATGATGCCGAACAAGGATGGTCATCAGGCCCTCAAGGAGATCCGCAGCATTGAACAGGAGATGGGAGTTCAGCCCTCCAGTGAAGCCAAAGTTATCATGGTAACGGCGCTCAATGATCCCAAGACCGTGGTCAAGGCCTACTACAAGGGTGGCGCTGCCGCCTATCTGCCCAAGCCCATTGAAGTGGAAAGCCTGCATGCCATTTTGCGTGATTTGGCATTGATTGACTAA
- a CDS encoding SHOCT domain-containing protein produces the protein MQPADIPFFLSEFFDFLDSPIWRAWPFNAGYGDHLLPSLARFAFVTLILGAIMLFLRVLYGPNGFLRDEEMDREAEEERRQERAELEKEFEDGKISEIEFKIRMKGLKD, from the coding sequence ATGCAGCCAGCAGATATTCCCTTTTTCCTGTCTGAATTCTTCGATTTTCTGGACAGCCCCATATGGCGTGCATGGCCTTTCAATGCCGGTTATGGCGACCATCTCCTGCCTTCACTGGCAAGGTTTGCTTTCGTCACACTGATCCTTGGAGCCATCATGTTGTTTCTCCGGGTTCTTTACGGCCCCAACGGCTTCCTCAGAGACGAAGAAATGGACCGTGAAGCCGAAGAAGAACGCCGTCAGGAGCGGGCCGAGCTTGAAAAAGAATTCGAGGACGGTAAAATCTCCGAAATCGAATTCAAAATCCGGATGAAAGGTCTCAAGGACTGA
- a CDS encoding RnfABCDGE type electron transport complex subunit A has product MDYFVLVIAAIFVNNIVLAQYLGNCPFIGTSKESGVAIGMGLAVVFVATMAAAITWCVQKYLLAPNDLAYLQTIAFILVIASLVQFVEMFLKKAIPPLYNSLGIFLPLITTNCAVLGIAIICQREEYSLIETIVFSIASGFGFMLALVVLAGIRERLDLARVPVSLKGTPLALIMAGLMSLAFFAFKGMAS; this is encoded by the coding sequence ATGGATTACTTCGTTCTCGTTATTGCCGCCATATTCGTCAACAACATCGTTCTTGCACAATACCTCGGCAACTGCCCGTTTATCGGGACATCCAAGGAATCCGGTGTCGCCATCGGCATGGGATTGGCTGTCGTATTTGTCGCGACCATGGCAGCCGCAATCACATGGTGCGTCCAGAAATACCTGCTCGCCCCCAACGACCTCGCCTATCTTCAAACCATTGCCTTCATTCTGGTTATCGCCTCTCTGGTTCAATTCGTTGAGATGTTCCTGAAAAAGGCCATTCCGCCACTGTACAACTCACTCGGCATTTTTCTGCCGCTGATCACCACCAACTGTGCAGTCCTCGGCATCGCCATCATCTGTCAGCGCGAAGAATATTCGCTCATTGAAACCATTGTCTTTTCCATTGCCTCCGGCTTCGGCTTCATGCTCGCCCTTGTGGTTCTGGCAGGAATCCGGGAACGTCTGGACCTCGCCCGCGTGCCAGTCAGCCTGAAGGGAACACCGTTGGCTCTTATCATGGCAGGGCTCATGTCCCTCGCATTCTTCGCCTTCAAAGGCATGGCATCATAG
- a CDS encoding electron transport complex subunit E, with the protein MSKLWKEFSKGLWKDLPPFKLVLGLCPVLAVTKTAYNGFGMGLAVIFVLALSNMLVSMLRKLIPAKVRIACFIVVAASLVVCVELLMQAYAYPLYQQLGIFVPLIVVNCIILGRAEAFASKNPVYLAVADGLGMGIGFTVSLSFLGSIRELLGYGTWFGIHVMGDWFQPFTFMVEAPGAFVCLGLVLAGMNSFTNWQRKSKGLDAIEGPVHDCKTCGMCANKPGA; encoded by the coding sequence ATGAGTAAGTTGTGGAAAGAATTCTCCAAGGGATTATGGAAAGACCTGCCGCCGTTCAAGCTGGTACTCGGCCTGTGCCCGGTACTTGCGGTCACCAAGACGGCCTACAACGGTTTCGGCATGGGATTGGCGGTCATCTTCGTATTGGCACTGTCCAACATGCTGGTCTCGATGCTGCGAAAACTCATCCCCGCCAAAGTCCGAATCGCCTGTTTCATCGTTGTCGCAGCCTCGCTTGTCGTATGCGTCGAACTGCTCATGCAGGCATACGCATACCCGCTGTATCAGCAGCTCGGCATCTTTGTTCCGCTCATCGTGGTCAACTGCATCATCCTTGGACGCGCAGAAGCATTCGCCTCCAAAAATCCGGTTTATCTGGCTGTTGCCGACGGCCTCGGCATGGGGATCGGCTTCACCGTCTCTCTCTCCTTCCTCGGCAGTATCCGGGAATTGCTCGGCTATGGCACATGGTTCGGCATACATGTCATGGGCGACTGGTTCCAGCCGTTCACCTTCATGGTCGAAGCCCCCGGTGCATTCGTCTGTCTCGGCCTTGTTCTGGCAGGCATGAATTCCTTCACCAACTGGCAGCGAAAATCAAAAGGGCTGGACGCCATTGAAGGCCCGGTCCACGATTGCAAAACATGCGGCATGTGCGCCAACAAACCCGGAGCGTAA